The following are encoded together in the Streptomyces sp. NBC_01465 genome:
- the nirD gene encoding nitrite reductase small subunit NirD has translation MIPGRGVAALLPDGRQAALFLDRTSRPYAIGNRDPFTGAHVLSRGLIGTHEGRTFVASPLLKQRFDLETGACLDDEEVSVPVFAVRAL, from the coding sequence ATGATCCCGGGCCGCGGTGTCGCGGCGCTGCTCCCCGACGGCAGGCAGGCCGCGCTCTTCCTGGACCGCACGTCACGTCCGTACGCAATCGGCAACCGCGACCCCTTCACCGGGGCGCACGTCCTGTCGCGCGGACTGATCGGCACCCACGAGGGCCGCACCTTCGTCGCGTCCCCGCTCCTCAAGCAGCGCTTCGACCTGGAGACGGGTGCCTGTCTGGACGACGAGGAGGTCTCGGTCCCGGTCTTCGCGGTGCGTGCCCTCTGA
- a CDS encoding ABC transporter permease, with product MFLIYLRRELSRRKKAALVISMGLALGIALVITVTSVSAGMKQAQTQVLKSLYGIGTDMTVTKAAEAPSSSSSGRPKFNFDAQSNDSSKSQSSDRVMTAGGQTLASTKVAAVAKQTGVENAVGALSLNVMKVDGTFTQGKAKSTTSGGTGQGGQGGGGEGGGQPGVQGGGASFDVNSYTVYGVDTANLTLGPLSSSKVTTGTTFTSAQSNAKVAVVDSSYAKEKSLKVGSTVTIKSVKYKVIGVSTATSGDSAANIYIPLKQAQTLASSANKVSTIYVKATDSQQISAVKKTIQKNISGTTVTTSADLAKTVSGSLSTATKLATSVGKWLSIAVLLAAFLVAALLTSSAVSRRVREFGTLKALGWKSGKVTRQVVGESFVNGLIGGGLGIALGLGAAYVVTAISPTMTAELGSTTSDSGGGPGGGGMGGGPGQQAASKAIEVALSAPVSVTTIALAAGLAIAGGLIAGGFGGWRASRMRPADALRSVA from the coding sequence ATGTTTCTGATCTATCTCAGGCGTGAGCTGAGCCGGCGCAAGAAGGCCGCCCTGGTGATCTCCATGGGCCTGGCGCTGGGTATCGCGCTGGTCATCACCGTCACCTCGGTGTCGGCGGGCATGAAGCAGGCACAGACGCAGGTGCTGAAGTCCCTGTACGGCATCGGCACCGACATGACGGTCACCAAGGCGGCCGAGGCGCCGTCGAGCAGCAGCAGCGGCCGTCCCAAGTTCAACTTCGACGCCCAGTCGAACGACAGCAGCAAGTCGCAGAGCTCCGACCGGGTCATGACCGCGGGCGGCCAGACCCTGGCCTCCACCAAGGTCGCGGCGGTCGCGAAGCAGACCGGCGTGGAGAACGCGGTCGGCGCGCTCAGCCTCAACGTGATGAAGGTCGACGGCACCTTCACGCAGGGCAAGGCGAAGTCCACCACCTCGGGCGGCACCGGCCAGGGCGGTCAGGGCGGCGGCGGAGAAGGCGGCGGCCAGCCCGGCGTCCAGGGCGGCGGCGCCTCCTTCGACGTCAACAGCTACACGGTGTACGGCGTGGACACGGCCAACCTGACCCTCGGCCCGCTCTCCTCCTCGAAGGTCACCACGGGCACCACCTTCACCAGCGCCCAGTCGAACGCCAAGGTGGCGGTCGTCGACTCCTCGTACGCCAAGGAGAAGTCGCTGAAGGTCGGCTCCACGGTCACCATCAAGTCCGTGAAGTACAAGGTCATCGGTGTCTCGACGGCCACCAGCGGCGACTCGGCCGCCAACATCTACATCCCGCTGAAGCAGGCGCAGACCCTCGCCTCCTCCGCGAACAAGGTCTCGACGATCTACGTCAAGGCGACCGACTCGCAGCAGATCTCGGCCGTCAAGAAGACCATCCAGAAGAACATCTCGGGTACGACGGTCACCACGTCGGCCGACCTGGCGAAGACGGTCTCGGGCTCGCTCTCGACCGCCACCAAGCTCGCCACCAGCGTCGGCAAGTGGCTCTCCATCGCCGTCCTGCTCGCGGCCTTCCTGGTCGCGGCGCTGCTCACCTCCTCGGCGGTCAGCCGCCGGGTGCGCGAGTTCGGCACGCTCAAGGCGCTCGGCTGGAAGAGCGGCAAGGTCACCCGTCAGGTGGTCGGCGAGTCCTTCGTCAACGGCCTGATCGGCGGCGGCCTCGGCATCGCGCTGGGTCTCGGGGCGGCGTACGTCGTGACCGCGATCAGCCCGACGATGACGGCCGAGCTCGGCTCCACCACCTCCGACTCGGGCGGCGGCCCCGGCGGTGGCGGCATGGGCGGCGGCCCGGGTCAGCAGGCGGCGTCCAAGGCCATCGAGGTCGCCCTCTCCGCCCCGGTCTCGGTCACCACCATCGCCCTCGCGGCGGGTCTCGCGATCGCGGGCGGTCTGATCGCCGGCGGCTTCGGCGGCTGGCGCGCGTCCCGGATGCGCCCGGCGGACGCGCTCCGCAGCGTCGCGTAA
- a CDS encoding ABC transporter ATP-binding protein, with amino-acid sequence MYKLTGVSKQYSRGKETVHALRGIDLVIEDGDQLVIQGPTGGGKSTLLQMIGALDRPTSGSVELDGVDLAGLSEAKLTKVRSEKIGIIFQSFNLIPTLTAQENVETALVPMGVKPAERRERAAEALRSVGLGERLHHAPSELSGGQQQRVAIARALVKKPKVLLADEPTGNLDEGTRDDIMNVLNTMCREHGLTFIMVTHDSALAAKAPRLATIKAGEVTVTEQAQQVSH; translated from the coding sequence ATGTACAAGCTCACCGGCGTCTCCAAGCAGTACTCGCGGGGCAAGGAGACCGTCCACGCCCTGCGCGGCATCGACCTGGTCATCGAGGACGGCGACCAGCTCGTCATCCAGGGCCCCACGGGCGGCGGCAAGTCCACGCTGCTGCAGATGATCGGCGCCCTGGACCGGCCGACGTCGGGCAGCGTCGAGCTCGACGGTGTGGACCTGGCCGGGCTCAGCGAGGCCAAGCTCACCAAGGTGCGCTCGGAGAAGATCGGCATCATCTTCCAGAGCTTCAACCTCATCCCCACGCTCACCGCCCAGGAGAACGTGGAGACAGCCCTGGTCCCGATGGGCGTCAAGCCCGCCGAGCGCCGCGAGCGGGCGGCCGAGGCGCTGCGCTCGGTGGGTCTGGGCGAGCGTCTGCACCACGCGCCCTCGGAGCTCTCCGGCGGCCAGCAGCAGCGTGTGGCGATCGCCCGCGCGCTGGTCAAGAAGCCGAAGGTCCTCCTCGCCGACGAGCCCACGGGCAACCTCGACGAGGGCACCAGGGACGACATCATGAACGTCCTCAACACGATGTGCCGTGAGCACGGGCTGACCTTCATCATGGTCACCCACGACTCCGCCCTGGCCGCCAAGGCCCCGCGCCTGGCGACCATCAAGGCCGGCGAGGTCACGGTCACCGAGCAGGCGCAGCAGGTCAGTCACTGA